From the Prunus dulcis chromosome 4, ALMONDv2, whole genome shotgun sequence genome, one window contains:
- the LOC117626734 gene encoding zinc finger CCCH domain-containing protein 56-like codes for MCGVLEQLSPESPVPLSSQETESVNKPMANPIKVLETEHSSCSLLELAADNDVEGFKQSISEASIVNEIGLWYGRDRASRRMVLEHRTPLMVASKYGSVDVVKLILSLSEADVNCSPCGDKSTALHCAASGGSENAVDTVKVLLLAGADPNAIDANGCCPFDVIVSPLNCSNLKVVLQELLQYDGSACQLDLHVSNVCCRSSSPSLSSSPKNASLPSSIPDSTCNSDDIHVSSAPEKKEYPFDPALPNIKNSIYSTDEFRMFSFKIRPCSRAYSHDWTECPFVHPGENARRRDPRKFHYSCMPCLDYRKGTCKRGDLCEYAHGVFECWLHPAQYKTRLCKDGMSCLRQVCFFAHKPEEMRPVYVSTGSAMPSPHSATSAAAFMDKAAALNLLPGSPKAVQAMLPSPFSPPISPGNGISDSCMAWPQKNIPSLHLPESNLRASRLRSSLNAKDFPTEEVNLLHNFELQQQQPLHDVSSFSQSYINISSLSRPLHPETLTPSNLNELFSAQVSSPRLTDHLVNSYTFSPSNKPAVRNQLQQQQTILSPIRTNAFSPRTFEQNLLQAPFDFSSPRMMSHKNIEPLSPIGSRVSALAQHEKQKLQQLYSFSARDVGSNLHHELGSNGAVGSPVPSLTKWESANGKLDWSVQTDELGHLTKFRSGEHNVEEPDVSWVQSLVKESPYDIKEVASAPESGTLLSIDCSN; via the coding sequence ATGTGTGGTGTCCTGGAGCAGTTAAGTCCTGAGTCTCCAGTTCCATTATCTTCTCAGGAAACTGAGTCTGTGAATAAACCCATGGCTAATCCGATCAAAGTACTTGAAACTGAACATTCTTCCTGCAGTTTGCTAGAGCTTGCGGCCGATAATGATGTTGAGGGCTTTAAGCAATCTATTAGTGAGGCTTCTATTGTTAATGAAATTGGACTCTGGTATGGTCGCGACAGGGCTTCGAGACGAATGGTTCTTGAGCATAGGACCCCATTAATGGTTGCTTCTAAATATGGTAGTGTTGATGTTGTGAAACTGATTCTTTCTCTTTCAGAGGCAGATGTAAATTGCTCTCCCTGTGGAGATAAGAGCACTGCCCTTCACTGTGCTGCTTCTGGTGGGTCTGAAAATGCTGTTGACACTGTCAAGGTTCTTCTGCTGGCTGGTGCAGATCCCAATGCTATTGATGCCAATGGATGCTGCCCTTTTGATGTTATTGTTTCTCCTCTGAATTGTTCCAATCTGAAGGTTGTGCTTCAAGAGCTCTTACAATATGATGGCTCAGCCTGTCAGCTGGATCTCCATGTTTCAAATGTTTGCTGTAGATCTAGTTCACCATCTCTGTCATCGTCTCCGAAAAATGCTTCCTTGCCATCATCCATCCCTGATTCAACATGTAATTCTGATGATATTCATGTTTCTTCAGCACCTGAGAAGAAAGAATACCCCTTCGATCCTGCGCTTCCCAACATCAAGAATAGTATTTATTCTACGGATGAGTTTCGGATGTTTTCATTCAAGATCCGGCCTTGTTCACGAGCCTATTCACATGATTGGACTGAATGCCCTTTTGTGCATCCTGGAGAGAATGCAAGGAGAAGGGACCCGAGGAAGTTCCACTATAGCTGTATGCCATGCCTGGATTATCGAAAAGGAACATGTAAGCGTGGAGATTTATGTGAATATGCTCATGGGGTTTTTGAGTGCTGGCTACATCCAGCACAATATAAGACTCGACTCTGCAAAGATGGCATGAGTTGCTTGCGCCAGGTTTGCTTCTTTGCCCACAAACCTGAGGAAATGCGACCGGTGTATGTTTCTACTGGATCTGCCATGCCATCTCCTCATTCAGCCACCTCTGCTGCTGCTTTCATGGACAAGGCTGCAGCCTTGAACCTCCTACCTGGCTCCCCCAAAGCAGTGCAGGCTATGCTACCTTCTCCCTTTTCTCCACCCATATCTCCTGGTAATGGTATTTCTGACTCTTGCATGGCATGGCCTCAGAAAAATATCCCCAGTTTGCATCTCCCGGAGAGCAATCTTCGAGCAAGCCGTTTGAGATCTTCTCTTAATGCAAAAGATTTTCCTACTGAAGAGGTTAACCTGTTGCATAATTTTGAACTGCAACAACAGCAGCCCCTTCATGATGTGTCTTCCTTCTCACAGTCATACATCAATATATCCTCTCTGAGTCGTCCCCTCCATCCAGAAACCTTGACACCTTCAAATCTAAATGAGCTTTTCTCTGCCCAGGTCTCATCCCCTCGATTGACTGACCATCTTGTGAATTCATACACTTTCTCCCCGTCAAATAAACCAGCAGTTCGCAATCAACTCCAGCAGCAACAAACAATTTTATCTCCTATCAGAACAAATGCATTTTCCCCAAGGACCTTTGAGCAGAATCTCTTGCAAGCTCCATTTGATTTTTCCTCACCGAGGATGATGTCACATAAAAACATAGAGCCTCTATCTCCAATAGGCTCTAGGGTTTCTGCTCTTGCTCAGCATGAGAAGCAGAAGCTGCAACAGCTTTACAGCTTCAGCGCACGTGATGTTGGATCTAACCTCCATCATGAACTTGGATCTAATGGTGCTGTTGGCTCCCCTGTACCTTCTTTGACCAAATGGGAGTCTGCCAATGGGAAACTAGATTGGTCTGTTCAAACAGATGAACTGGGCCATCTAACCAAATTCCGTTCTGGTGAACATAATGTGGAAGAGCCTGATGTTTCATGGGTTCAATCTCTGGTGAAGGAATCACCATATGACATAAAGGAAGTAGCATCTGCTCCAGAATCAGGCACACTGCTGTCCATTGATTGTTCTAATTGA
- the LOC117625528 gene encoding uncharacterized mitochondrial protein AtMg00810-like, translating into MFLKRDEGKLTILIVYVDDIIVTGNDAEEQLKLQKYLSQEFEMKDSGDLKYFLGIEVARSKTGIFLSQRKYVMVLLSETGMLGCKPANTPIEMNHKLCEDMDQEPTNKEQYQLLVGRLIYLAHTRPNIAYAVSVVSQFMHSSSIR; encoded by the coding sequence ATGTTCTTGAAGCGTGATGAAGGAAAACTTACTatattgattgtttatgtagatgacataatCGTAACTGGAAACGACGCAGAAGAGCAACTGAAGTTGCAAAAGTATTTGTCTcaggaatttgagatgaaggattcaggtgatttgaagtactttcttgGAATCGAAGTAGCAAGGTCAAAAACTGGTATATTTTTgtctcaaaggaagtatgtAATGGTTCTACTCTCTGAAACAGGAATGCTTGGATGTAAGCCTGCTAACACACCTATTGAGATGAATCACAAGTTGTGTGAAGACATGGACCAAGAACCAACCAATAAGGAACAGTATCAACTCCTTGTTGGAAGGTTGATATACCTGGCACATACAAGACCAAATATTGCATATGCTGTGAGTGTGgttagtcagtttatgcattcgTCCAGTATCAGATAG
- the LOC117623826 gene encoding uncharacterized protein C26H5.04, producing the protein MPSSASASVSVSASASASASSTTTTASGAHSDLLTRLTSSEFEVQLKALRELKNRIIGNRTKKLSFIKLGLVPPVAAILESKAQAQVQAQAQAQAQARHDSNLLVQSAAALGSFACGFDAGVQAVLDAGVFPNLFLLVSHPDDKVVDAGARSLRMIYQSKLAPKCDFLQEKNMEFLLSLLNSENENVTGLGASIIIHSCESTAEQKALCHAGVVKKLISLLKGSLSQRDNSLESLATVMKNNVEAVSEFVGSESGRALSSVIGLTKDRYPRTRLLASMCLIVIRNTSACYLQDIGIKTKLVHLLLELHDDPGQVGDEAPFAFSSLISEKPDLQKLAFEANAIDKLYNHLQKSQLHPKRFQGILLALADLCSKLESCRSRFLSLQALNLVSDALTHDSSDVRTAACMCLRCVSRSIKNLCAGNFLNEMIAPPLVRLLDDPSTSVQVAAISVIGNIAVDFTMRRSLFVQCGGVKQLVQLSKSMDSTVRLNALWALRNMMFLADNVCKEGIFMEFTASSLASVICDPEPFVQEQALALIRNLVDGCIKSVELVFTEDGMILDAVRRQLQNASTDEIWIQGMYVLSNVASGTEFHKEAVMHQLIPQEDNGTQSFILKFLQSNESQLRTAAVWAIVNLTFPSCPGSFSRLVKLHSAGIVSQIKSMVNDPCPDVKLRVRTALGQFTTFGDCST; encoded by the exons ATGCCCTCCTCAGCCTCAGCCTCGGTCTCGGTCTCGGCCTCGGCCTCGGCCTCGGCTTCTTCTACCACAACCACAGCCAGTGGGGCCCACTCGGACCTTCTGACCCGGCTGACCTCATCCGAATTCGAAGTCCAGCTCAAGGCTCTGAGGGAGCTCAAGAACCGCATCATCGGCAACCGGACCAAGAAGCTCTCCTTCATCAAACTCGGTTTGGTACCACCCGTCGCCGCCATCCTCGAGTCCAAAGCCCAAGCCCAAGTCCaagcccaagcccaagcccaGGCTCAGGCCCGTCACGACTCCAATCTCCTTGTTCAGTCCGCCGCTGCCCTAGGAAGCTTCGCTTGCGGCTTCGATGCCGGAGTCCAAGCTGTTCTCGACGCCGGTGTGTTTCCTAACCTCTTCTTGCTTGTATCGCATCCTGATGACAAG GTTGTGGATGCTGGTGCACGTTCCTTAAGAATGATTTATCAGTCGAAACTAGCTCCAAAGTGTGATTTCcttcaagaaaaaaacatggaatttcttctttcattaTTGAATAGTGAGAATGAGAATGTTACTGGACTTGGTGCAAGTATTATCATACATTCTTGTGAGAGTACTGCAGAGCAGAAGGCACTGTGTCATGCTGGGGTTGTAAAGAAGCTAATTAGCCTTCTTAAAGGTTCTCTAAGTCAGAGAGATAATAGTTTAGAGTCTCTAGCCACAGTTATGAAGAACAATGTTGAAGCTGTTTCGGAGTTTGTGGGATCTGAAAGTGGAAGAGCTCTGAGTTCTGTAATTGGATTGACAAAGGATAGGTATCCCCGTACAAGATTATTGGCCTCTATGTGCTTGATTGTTATAAGGAACACTTCTGCTTGCTATTTACAAGATATAGGCATCAAAACCAAGTTGGTGCATCTCTTACTTGAACTTCATGATGATCCTGGTCAAGTTGGAGATGAAGCTCCCTTTGCATTTTCTAGTTTAATTTCAGAAAAACCAGATCTACAGAAACTAGCATTTGAGGCAAATGCTATTGATAAACTTTACAACCACTTGCAAAAAAGTCAGTTACATCCCAAACGTTTCCAAGGAATATTGCTGGCACTGGCTGATCTTTGCTCAAAGTTGGAGAGCTGCAGGTCTAGATTCCTGTCATTGCAG GCGTTGAACTTGGTATCTGATGCGCTAACTCATGATAGTTCTGACGTACGTACTGCAGCTTGCATGTGCTTGAGATGTGTATCTCGGTCAATCAAG AATTTGTGTGCAGGGaattttttgaatgaaatgatTGCCCCTCCCTTGGTTCGGCTATTAGATGACCCTTCTACTTCTGTCCAG GTGGCAGCTATCAGTGTTATTGGCAACATAGCAGTTGATTTTACTATGCGTAGATCGTTATTTGTACAGTGTGGAGGTGTGAAACAGCTTGTTCAGTTATCAAAATCAATGGATTCAACTGTGAGGTTAAATGCTTTATGGGCTTTGAGGAACATGATGTTCCTTGCAGACAATGTGTGTAAAGAAGGGATCTTCATGGAGTTCACAGCTTCATCATTAGCAAGTGTCATCTGTG ACCCTGAACCTTTTGTCCAGGAGCAGGCTCTGGCACTTATTCGCAATCTAGTTGATGGATGTATAAAGTCTGTTGAGCTTGTGTTTACTGAAGATGGTATGATATTAGATGCTGTTCGGAGGCAGTTGCAGAATGCTTCAACAGATGAAATTTGGATACAG GGAATGTATGTGCTCAGTAATGTTGCAAGTGGGACTGAATTTCACAAGGAAGCAGTTATGCATCAACTCATCCCACAAGAAGACAACGGGACACAATCTTTTATTCTCAAGTTTTTGCAGAGTAATGAAAGCCAGTTACGTACAGCTGCAGTGTGGGCCATTGTGAATCTTACTTTTCCATCATGTCCTGGTTCATTTAGCCGGCTTGTAAAACTGCACAGTGCTGGCATAGTTTCTCAAATAAAGAGCATGGTCAATGATCCTTGCCCAGACGTGAAG CTTCGAGTAAGAACAGCACTTGGGCAATTTACAACCTTCGGTGATTGCTCAACATGA
- the LOC117623827 gene encoding chaperonin-like RbcX protein 2, chloroplastic: MVGALSVVGSSVVDSHTSPCLCLDALPTTAMNLKSGGEVVLQRNSMAKKRLVKPGSLELSSSFIDSGHDMRLSMKALPGIIVNKSMRKRKNKGFVIVNELGGQYEDSFEDVKAQMLNYFTYKAVRTVMSQLYEMNPTQYRWFYDFVATHKPGDGKRFIRTLGKERHELAERVMVTRLHLYGKWVKKCNHAEIYQQISDQNLELMRERLIETVIWPSDDNTEKIG; encoded by the exons ATGGTAGGGGCTTTGTCTGTGGTGGGTTCGTCAGTCGTGGACTCGCATACTTCTCCATGCTTGTGTTTGGATGCACTGCCTACAACTGCTATGAATCTCAAGAGTGGAGGAGAAGTGGTTTTGCAAAGGAATTCAATGGCCAAGAAGCGTTTGGTGAAACCGGGTTCCTTGGAATTGAGCAGTTCATTTATTGATTCTGGGCATGACATGCGGCTTTCAATGAAAGCTCTTCCGGGTATTATTGTCAATAAGAGTatgaggaaaagaaagaataaggGTTTCGTGATTGTTAATGAACTTGGCGGGCAATATGAAGACAGTTTTGAGGATGTTAAGGCG CAAATGCTCAACTATTTTACGTACAAGGCTGTGAGGACTGTTATGAGCCAGCTTTATGAGATGAACCCAACACAATATAGGTGGTTTTATGA CTTTGTTGCAACACACAAGCCTGGAGATGGGAAGCGATTCATCCGTACCCTCGGGAAG GAGAGGCATGAACTTGCTGAGAGAGTAATGGTCACACGACTTCACCTCTATGGTAAATGGGTCAAG AAATGCAATCATGCTGAAATATATCAACAAATCTCTGATCAGAACTTGGAGTTGATGCGTGAACGGCTTATCGAGACTGTGATATGGCCCTCTGATGACAACACGGAGAAGATTGGCTGA